One region of Lytechinus pictus isolate F3 Inbred chromosome 8, Lp3.0, whole genome shotgun sequence genomic DNA includes:
- the LOC135155034 gene encoding tyrosine kinase receptor Cad96Ca-like, whose translation MDPNLPTYVPPSPPWRTSPPPTEDPCSSCPRLLPGWALALLIILLLVVAISVGLNIMFVLRRRRLQRDLAIQAHMDLQKSSFMRKTNGNGVSQPNGSDKQPMLRTKTIALKKSRIEIPRENIGISVSLRSIGDGQFGHVWKGETRGLTVNDGHVIPVAARELPDSLTRDDVLDHLTPIWRLKTHENIVQVYGCCLETEPSYILTEYVPNGSLFTYLRTNGGITRTSIYANIVETLEDDHQITLKQQFMFAFDVANGMEYLASKQVIHGSLCAHNILLSQDKRCKVADFGLTALSDLAKVTKDSIYERWMSLERLSNGLCSPHDDIWAYGVLVWEIMTYGRRPYSELGKENLIETLASGYRLRVPERCDEMTSGLMKSCWAEKESERLTFEQIKTQLGDKVEEEADYFALGNNMDSYYACVDVIER comes from the exons ATGGATCCAAATTTACCCACATACGTACCCCCATCCCCTCCTTGGAGAACATCACCACCTCCAACAGAAG ATCCCTGTTCAAGCTGCCCTCGTCTGCTGCCTGGATGGGCTCTTGCTCTTCTCATTATTCTCCTTCTGGTTGTGGCTATCTCGGTGGGATTGAATATCATGTTCGTTCTCAGGCGGCGTCGTTTACAGAGAGATCTAGCCATTCAAG CCCACATGGATTTGCAGAAGTCATCGTTTATGCG taaaACTAATGGTAACGGAGTTTCACAACCCAACGGGTCAGATAAACAACCTATGCTTCGAACGAAAA ccATTGCACTGAAGAAAAGTAGGATAGAAATTCCGCGGGAAAACATTGGTATTAGCGTGAGTCTGCGATCGATCGGTGATGGTCAATTTGGTCACGTGTGGAAAGGAGAGACACGTGGTCTGACGGTCAATGATGGTCACGTGATTCCAGTAGCTGCAAGAGAATTACCAG ATTCGCTGACCAGAGATGACGTCCTTGATCATCTTACGCCTATATGGAGATTAAaaactcatgaaaatattgtccAAGTTTACGGGTGCTGTTTAGAAAccg AACCTTCTTATATCCTAACTGAGTACGTCCCGAATGGATCTCTCTTTACGTATCTACGTACCAATGGGGGAATAACGAGAACATCGATCTACGCTAATATAGTAGAAACACTGGAAGATGATCATCAGATAACACTCAAGCAACAATTTATGTTTGCATTCGATGTGGCTAATGGTATGGAATATCTTGCTAGCAAGCAG GTTATCCATGGCAGTCTTTGTGCTCACAATATCTTACTATCTCAAGATAAACGCTGTAAAGTAGCTGACTTTGGATTGACAGCTTTATCCGACTTG gccaAAGTGACTAAAGATAGTATTTATGAAAGATGGATGTCTTTAGAAAGATTATCAAACGGCCTTTGCTCACCTCACGATGATATATGGGCGTATGGAGTATTGGTATGGGAAATTATGACGTATG GAAGACGCCCATACTCCGAGCTTGGAAAAGAAAATCTAATAGAAACGTTGGCCAGTGGATACAGGTTACGTGTACCAGAGCGATGTGATGAAATGAC ATCTGGCCTGATGAAGAGTTGTTGGGCGGAGAAAGAGAGTGAAAGATTGACATTTGAACAGATCAAAACCCAATTAGGTGATAAAGTAGAAGAAGAAGCG GACTACTTTGCTCTCGGAAATAACATGGATAGCTACTACGCATGCGTGGACGTGATCGAGAGATGA